The genomic window AGACGGCCTCGCCGTCCGTGGTGCGCAGCACGTCGACCTCACCGGCATCGGCGAGGGACTGGAGGGTGCGGTAGACGGTGGTCAGCCCGACGGAGTCGCCCCTGTGCTTGAGTACGTCGTGCAGGTCCTGGGCGCTGCGGAACTCGTCGACCTCGTCGAGCGCCGCCGCGACCGCCGCCCGCTGCCGGGTGGACCGGCCGCGCACCGGAGCCGCGTTCGTGCCACTGATCGGCGCCGTCGCCACAGCTGCCTCCTCGTGTCGCCCGTGCGTGTGTCGGGCCATTGTGCCAGCCCGTTCCGTGGTCACGGTCACACCCGCACGTCGTCCTTGGCCGGGCGGGCCGCCGGTACCTCAAGGGTGCACCGGGCCGCCTCGGCCTCGCTCGCTCTGGCACGCCTGCGTGCCAGCGGCGTGGCGAGCGCGGTGAGCAGGACGAAGGCGGCGATGGCCATCAGCACGATCGTCGCGCCCGGTGGCACGTCCTCGTAGTAGGAGGTCACGGTGCCGGCCAGGGTGACCGCCGTACCGATGACGACGGCCAGCACGAACGTCACCTTGAAGGACTTCGAGATCTGCTGCGCGGCGGCGACCGGCACCACCATGAGGGCGCTGACCAGCAGCAGGCCGACGACCCGCATCGCCACGGTGACGGTGATCGCGGCGGTCACCGCGACCAGCAGGTTGAGCGCGCGCACCGGCAGGCCGCTCACCCGGGCGAACTCCTCGTCCTGGCTGACCGCGAACAGCTGGCGCCGCAGCCCCACCGTCACGAGCACCACGAAGGCGGCGAGCGCCACGATCGCGGTGACGTCCTCCTCGGAGACCGTCGACAGGGAGCCGAAGAGGAACGACGTCAGGTTGGCGTTGGAGCCGGTGTCCGAGAGGTTGATCAGCATCACGCCTCCCGCCATGCCGCCGTAGAACAGCATGGCCAGCGCGATGTCGCCGCGGGTGCGGCCGTACCAGCGGATCAGCTCCATCACGACCGAGCCGGCCACGGCGACGAGCGTCGCCGTCCAGACGGGGCTGACGGAGAGCAGGAAGCCGAGGCCGACACCCGTCAGGGCCACGTGCCCGATGCCGTCGCCCATCAGGGCCTGGCGGCGCTGGACGAGGTAGATGCCGATGGCGGGCGCGGTGATCCCGACCAGGACCGCGGCGAGCAGGGCCCGCTGCATGAAGGGAGGGTTCAGGAATTCCAGCATGATCAGGTCAGCAGTCCCGTCCGGACGGGCTCGGAGGCCGCGTGGGGATGTACGTGGTCGTGGCCGGGAAGGGCGTGCTGGCCCGTGGCCTGGGGGGGCGGACCGTCGTGCATGACGCAGCCGTCGCGCAGGACGATCGCCCGGTCGATCAGGGGCTCCAGGGCCCCGAGCTCGTGCAGGACGAGCAGCACCGTGGCACCGCCGGCGACCTGCTCGCGCAGCGTCGTGGCGAGGATCTCCTGGCTGACGAGGTCGACGCCCGCCATCGGCTCGTCCATGATCAGCACCTCGGGCTCGGAGGCGAGGGCGCGGGCGATCAGGACCCGCTGGTGCTGGCCTCCCGAGAGGGCGTTCACCGAGTCCTTGGCACGGTCCCCGAGGCCGACGAGCCCGATCGCACGGTCCACCGCGGCCCGGTCCGCCCGGCCGGGCAGTCCGAGCCTCGTGCGGGACAGCCGCCCGGAGGCGACGACTTCGCGGATCGTGGCCGGGACACCGCCGGCCGCCGTGGTGCGCTGCGGCACGTAACCGATGCGGGCCCACTGGCGGAAGCGCCGCAGCGGCGTGCCGAAGAGCTCCACGGTGCCACCGGTCAGCGGAACCTGGCCGATGACGGACCGTACGGCGGTCGACTTGCCGGAGCCGTTGGCGCCGAGCAGCGCCACGACCTCGCCACGGTTGACGGCGAGGTCGACGCCGCGCAGCACGGGGCGCGCGCCGAGCGTCGCCGTCGCTCCGGACATCCTGATCACGGGTTCGGGCGTACTCGGCTCGGGCACGGTCGCCTCCGGTGCTGCTGCGGGTACGGGCAGTTCGTGGGTCACTTCGCGCCGAGCGCCTTCTGCAGCGCGGTCAGGTTGGACTTCATGACCTCGATGTAGTCAGCACCCGCGGACTTGTCCGTGATTCCCTCCAGCGGGTCCAGGACGCCGGTCTTCAGGCCGAGGTCCTTGGCCAGGGTCTTCGCGGTCCTGTCGCTGGCGAGCGTCTCGAAGAACACGGTGGTGGCCCGGCTCTTCTCGGCGGCTGTGTGGATCTCGTCGATGCGTGCCGGGCTGGGCTCTGCCTCGGGGTCGATGCCGGCAATTCCCTCCTGGGTGAGGCCGTAGCGCTCGGCGAGGTATCCGAAGGCGGAGTGCGTGGTGATGAACGTCCTGGTGGCGGCGTCCTTCAGCCCGGTCCTGTACGCCGTGTCCAGCTCGTTCAGCTCGGCGACCAGGGTGTCCGTGTTCTTGCGGTAGTCCGCGGCGTTGCCGGGGTCGGCCTTCTCCAGGGACTTGCCGACGCCCTTGGCCACTTCGGCGTACTTCACCGGGTCCAGCCAGATGTGCGGGTCCAGGCCGGTGTCCTCGTGGCCGTGCTCCTCGCCCTCGTCGTGGCCGTGGTCGTGGCCGACCTCGGAGCCGTGGCTCTCGAGCGTGGTCAGCTTCGACGCGTCCACGGTGTTCTTCACACCGGCCTGCGCGACCGCGTCGTCCACGGCGGGCTGGACGCCCTTGAGGAACAGGATGTAGTCGGCGTCGCTCAGGCCACCGATCTGCCGGGGGGAGAGCTCCAGGTCGTGCGGCTCGGCGCCGGGCTTCGTGAGGGTGGTGACGGAGACGTGCGTCCCGCCGATCTCCTCGGCGAGGAACTGCATCGGGTAGAAGGACGCCACCACGTCCAGCTTGCCGTCTTTCCCTCCCTCGGCCGCGTCGGACGAGGAACAGGCGGAGAGCGCGGTGAGGCCGAGGGCGACTGCTCCGGCGACGGCGGCTGTGGGTATCAGGCGGCGTACGTTCATGACAGTCATTTTCAACAAAACTGGAAACGATTGTCAACAAGGCTGATGAGATGCCCGGATCGCAGCCCTGGTACCGCTATGCGCCCCACCGATTTGATCCGGGGGGTGCGCCCGCCGGTAATCTGGGGCATTCGCCCGCCCGCCTCGTGCACATCCCCTCAGCGAGGCGCTCCGCGCCGCCCCTGTCCAGTTCCGCCGTCGTAATGAAGAGAGCACCGTGGCCGCCGACAAGATCGACACCATCGTCAGCCTGAGCAAGCGCCGTGGCTTCGTCTATCCCAGCAGTGAGATCTACGGCGGCCAGAAGGCCGCCTGGGACTACGGGCCCCTGGGCGTCGAGCTGAAGGAGAACCTCAAGCGCCAGTGGTGGCGCTACATGGTCACCGCGCGCGAGGACGTGGTCGGTCTCGACTCGTCGGTCATCCTTGCCCCCGAGGTCTGGGTCGCCTCCGGACACGTCGCCACGTTCTCCGACCCGCTCACCGAGTGCACCTCCTGTCACAAGCGCTACCGCGCCGACCACCTGGAGGAGGCGTACGAGGAGAAGCACGGCAAGCCGCCCGTCAACGGCCTGGCCGACCTCAACTGCCCCAACTGCGGCAACAAGGGCACCTTCACCGAGCCCAAGGCGTTCTCGGGGCTCCTCTCCACCCACCTCGGCCCCACGCAGGACACCGGCTCGGTCGCCTACCTGCGTCCCGAGACCGCCCAGGGCATCTTCACCAACTTCGGCCAGGTGCAGCAGACCTCGCGCAAGAAGCCGCCGTTCGGCATCGCGCAGATGGGCAAGTCCTTCCGGAACGAGATCACTCCGGGCAACTTCATCTTCCGCACGCGCGAGTTCGAGCAGATGGAGATGGAGTTCTTCGTCAAGCCGGGCGAGGACGAGCAGTGG from Streptomyces sp. NBC_01341 includes these protein-coding regions:
- a CDS encoding Fur family transcriptional regulator, with the protein product MATAPISGTNAAPVRGRSTRQRAAVAAALDEVDEFRSAQDLHDVLKHRGDSVGLTTVYRTLQSLADAGEVDVLRTTDGEAVYRRCSTGDHHHHLVCRVCGKAVEVEGPAVEQWAETIASQHGYVNVAHTVEIFGTCADCAGGAKK
- a CDS encoding metal ABC transporter permease, with the protein product MMLEFLNPPFMQRALLAAVLVGITAPAIGIYLVQRRQALMGDGIGHVALTGVGLGFLLSVSPVWTATLVAVAGSVVMELIRWYGRTRGDIALAMLFYGGMAGGVMLINLSDTGSNANLTSFLFGSLSTVSEEDVTAIVALAAFVVLVTVGLRRQLFAVSQDEEFARVSGLPVRALNLLVAVTAAITVTVAMRVVGLLLVSALMVVPVAAAQQISKSFKVTFVLAVVIGTAVTLAGTVTSYYEDVPPGATIVLMAIAAFVLLTALATPLARRRARASEAEAARCTLEVPAARPAKDDVRV
- a CDS encoding metal ABC transporter ATP-binding protein, giving the protein MSGATATLGARPVLRGVDLAVNRGEVVALLGANGSGKSTAVRSVIGQVPLTGGTVELFGTPLRRFRQWARIGYVPQRTTAAGGVPATIREVVASGRLSRTRLGLPGRADRAAVDRAIGLVGLGDRAKDSVNALSGGQHQRVLIARALASEPEVLIMDEPMAGVDLVSQEILATTLREQVAGGATVLLVLHELGALEPLIDRAIVLRDGCVMHDGPPPQATGQHALPGHDHVHPHAASEPVRTGLLT
- a CDS encoding metal ABC transporter substrate-binding protein is translated as MNVRRLIPTAAVAGAVALGLTALSACSSSDAAEGGKDGKLDVVASFYPMQFLAEEIGGTHVSVTTLTKPGAEPHDLELSPRQIGGLSDADYILFLKGVQPAVDDAVAQAGVKNTVDASKLTTLESHGSEVGHDHGHDEGEEHGHEDTGLDPHIWLDPVKYAEVAKGVGKSLEKADPGNAADYRKNTDTLVAELNELDTAYRTGLKDAATRTFITTHSAFGYLAERYGLTQEGIAGIDPEAEPSPARIDEIHTAAEKSRATTVFFETLASDRTAKTLAKDLGLKTGVLDPLEGITDKSAGADYIEVMKSNLTALQKALGAK